The following coding sequences lie in one Metallumcola ferriviriculae genomic window:
- a CDS encoding peptidoglycan D,D-transpeptidase FtsI family protein: MRRRLNVVFSILILVGLFLAGRLILIQLVDGDGLSQQAALMQQRYIRNEPVPRGDVLDRNLTSLTDTRTGLALMVFPNLLKNMDLVSQEIRSVFGEIYNIDQLTAAENWEEPVVLNTFTSFEKVAKIQDLNLPGVFIVPLTIRYGPDSLARHLVGHLTSGKEGSAPVFGQTGSMSKQKPDYTGSSGIEKRYDPELSYGESSSLWSLFFDARGNLVPGLSFDKVERKQQSERYSVVLTVDGNLQAEVESIMDKTVAQGAVVVMDAGTGAVLAAASRPNYRQDRVGQVLDAEGAPLLNRIFNSYYPGSIFKIVVAAAALEEGLVSPQEIFNCTGNYQFDSGLEIPCWNTDGHGELTFAEALGFSCNPTFIEVALRLGRSKLLEYARAFGLEKELVTGYALPGYNSLNVGYSAGDLGNAAVGQKGVHVSPLQIAAMTSVVASGGIFHTPKLVEGVVDGNGRVLENVLQGEEKRIISAETARTVQAMMKLTTTIGTGKSAWIPEGAAGKTSSAETGQVDEQGRQIINAWFTGFIPLEHPKYVITVLVEGGNYGGKVAAPIFREIAEYLLGAKDS; encoded by the coding sequence ATGCGAAGGCGACTAAATGTAGTTTTCAGTATTTTAATACTGGTGGGGCTCTTTTTGGCAGGCAGGTTGATACTAATTCAACTTGTGGACGGTGACGGCCTTTCCCAACAGGCTGCCTTGATGCAGCAGCGTTATATTCGTAATGAACCGGTACCCAGAGGAGATGTTTTGGATAGAAACTTGACCAGTTTGACGGACACTCGTACCGGCTTGGCCCTGATGGTCTTTCCCAATCTGCTAAAAAACATGGACCTGGTATCCCAAGAAATACGTTCGGTATTTGGCGAAATTTATAACATTGACCAATTGACTGCGGCAGAGAATTGGGAAGAACCGGTGGTATTAAATACATTTACCTCTTTTGAAAAAGTGGCAAAGATTCAAGATCTCAATTTGCCCGGAGTCTTCATAGTACCGCTCACTATCCGATATGGGCCAGATTCCTTAGCCAGGCATCTGGTTGGTCATCTTACCTCAGGTAAAGAAGGTTCGGCACCGGTATTTGGCCAGACAGGCTCAATGTCTAAGCAAAAGCCGGATTATACAGGCAGCTCAGGTATTGAAAAACGGTATGACCCGGAATTATCTTACGGCGAAAGCAGTAGTCTTTGGTCGCTATTTTTCGATGCTAGGGGCAATCTGGTGCCCGGGTTGAGTTTTGATAAAGTTGAGCGGAAGCAGCAATCAGAGCGCTATTCCGTGGTACTTACAGTGGATGGCAATCTACAAGCAGAAGTGGAAAGCATCATGGATAAGACAGTGGCCCAAGGGGCAGTGGTGGTAATGGATGCAGGCACCGGCGCTGTTTTAGCGGCCGCCAGCAGGCCCAATTATCGCCAGGATCGTGTAGGGCAGGTGCTTGATGCGGAGGGAGCACCATTACTAAACCGTATATTCAATAGCTATTACCCCGGTTCCATTTTTAAGATTGTGGTTGCTGCTGCGGCCTTAGAAGAAGGGTTGGTAAGCCCACAAGAGATATTTAACTGTACGGGAAATTATCAATTTGACAGCGGCTTGGAAATTCCCTGTTGGAATACTGACGGGCATGGTGAGCTCACCTTTGCTGAGGCCCTGGGGTTTTCTTGTAACCCTACCTTTATTGAGGTGGCTTTGAGACTGGGAAGGAGCAAATTATTAGAGTATGCCCGGGCTTTTGGGTTAGAGAAAGAGCTTGTTACCGGTTACGCACTGCCCGGCTATAATTCTTTAAATGTGGGTTATAGTGCCGGTGATTTGGGCAATGCTGCCGTAGGCCAGAAAGGCGTGCATGTGTCACCGCTGCAGATTGCAGCTATGACCTCGGTGGTGGCATCAGGTGGTATTTTTCATACCCCTAAGCTGGTGGAAGGCGTGGTGGATGGTAACGGACGCGTGCTGGAAAACGTACTTCAGGGAGAAGAAAAGCGAATAATTAGTGCGGAAACTGCCAGGACAGTACAGGCAATGATGAAATTGACCACGACCATCGGTACGGGGAAAAGTGCGTGGATTCCCGAGGGAGCCGCAGGCAAAACCAGTTCAGCAGAGACGGGTCAAGTAGATGAGCAAGGGCGGCAAATTATAAATGCTTGGTTTACCGGCTTTATCCCTCTAGAGCAC
- a CDS encoding DUF4911 domain-containing protein: MYFLVRVKPHDIDFVNKIIEGYEGLGIVTTVDAALGVVRVYVSPDTKEDVRIILEDMPVPLQIEEFHS, from the coding sequence ATGTATTTTTTAGTCAGAGTGAAGCCTCACGATATCGACTTCGTTAATAAAATAATAGAAGGATACGAAGGGTTGGGAATAGTGACAACCGTGGACGCTGCCTTAGGGGTAGTACGAGTATACGTCTCCCCTGATACAAAAGAAGACGTCCGGATCATCTTGGAGGATATGCCGGTGCCCCTGCAGATAGAGGAATTTCACAGCTAA